atacccataaccctTTATTAATCTAAAcgattacccataaccgtaaccgtgaaatttaaatggactaGTATAACCAAtaggtatttgcccatccctaatcatcatatatatatcataGGTTGATAAAATACATTTAACCTATAATAAAGATATATATGTACAAAGATGAATAAAAATTCGTCTACCTATCATTCATGAAAAATAGGTCAAAATTTTTTAATCGTTGATGCATTATAAATGCATACTAGTATTTATGCTGATATATCTTCatcaaaaaaaacaaatatatatagtaTCTACAAGACCACAACATAGATTAGTTAACACAGATAATATGTGATGgagtagaagaaaaaaatgagataCAAATTAGGTGCAAGAAAAAGGGGGaacaatatttaattattatatttaaCTGTTAGCAATGAAGGTAATATTGAATTAATATAAAAGATAAACCTATAAATAAAGaatgacaacaacaacaaagctttttcccactaagtggagtcggctatgtgaatcctagaacgccattgcgctttCGTTcttgattcattttcataaggattcgacatAAActaggagtgccggctgtcgactacctgacaccctccccctcctcctttatccgggcttgggactgGCAATGttagataaacttacacagacGGAGTTACAAATAAAGAATGACATTTATCacaattttttataataaaaaaaattgatgtggATGATCAGTAAATGTGCCTAACTCAACAAAATAGACTAAACCTAATAATGACTcacaaaattggagttaaattaAGTTACTCATGATTTTTAATTGTCCCTTCTGCGTGCAAAGGAATCATTTAACTAGTCCTAATTCAAAATTAGTATCGAATTCGCAGGAAAGTGCCTACAAATTGTAGTTCTATAATGTTATTATTTGCTTGTGTGTGCATTTGATATAAATTGTGTTTACTtacttagagcaactccagccatGGAGCCttcccccctggcaatccactattgaatccaccattttgaacagtaactgcctcaaatgaatagtaactgccattaatgaacagtaattgtcatttgcatctccacccttggagccctccccccaggcaataggcaataaaatattagtttttttgtttgtttaaataatacaaaataaaattatttgtaatttcggataagattttttaaatcattctcgttgcgccacgtgtcattttataaaaacaaacaattatttagcgatggatttcgataagatttttatccaatgtcatcgtgccacgtgtagttattttttgaaaatctatgacgatagattttgatcagattttaataatgaaattaggtcacaaataaataataataatgaaattaggtcacaaataaataataataatgaaattaggtcacaaataaataatacaaataaataataataatatattcttacctcatccgcataatttgccccacttcgaacattattactagcttgtgtcaaggcatctctccacgtactaaaggaatggctaagtattttccaacgactggatatcgattctttggttcttttcccactcatttgctcaacaaatttggtatgaattaaactccacatttctcgcaattgcatctcattacccgtaagggaattatgagtaacttcaacccagctagtgcacaacgcaacatcttcaagaagcgaccaattcgAACCTGCATCAGTAgccattttgtggaaaaaaattggattgaaactttgagagaaagataggaatttaattgaaagtagttgagaaaatatgaaattgtggtgtaaggtagatggagaagaagtggtatttatagaaaagtaaaaaaaaaattttacaatttttttttcagattttttacatctttttcggattttttacattttttttaaaatttttattcaaataattaatctctgccgttggatttaaaaaatttgaattccaacactctagattgtgccacgtgtcacaacggtaacttttcttaattttaaaactattttttctttttttttttaaatttataaagcagattaatatcaaccgttgatctcagatcgaacggttgatataaaatcagtttttttttttttttgaccgtTGTAAATCGGATGGTTCTTATTAAAGATCCGTTGGGATCTAatggaccgtgggaagccacgtggcttcccaatgGTAACTGGCGCGCAGGCCATACTGCCTGAAATCCTGTCGGGCGACGCGCCCCCACTCGCGAGTGAGAGGCACgcgcctgacacaaaaaaaattaaaaaaaaggccgGACCCAGCCCTTGCGTCAGCGTGACGTCACGCGAGCTCGGGGGCCAGGCCGGTCGATTTTCCACGGGCCTCCCACTCGGGCCCGTCCCCGCTGGAGCTGCACCCACCGGCCCGAGGGCCCTTTCTCCTCCCCTGTGGCCCGAGCAACCAGCATGGCTGGAACTGCTCTTAGGCTGCTTCAATTTTAATGTGTTGCAATGGTCATAGTTCGTTATATAGTTTGACGGTTCCTTTTTATTACTTACTGCAGTTTATTGAGGTTCTTTGTGTTCCCAATCTGTTTGATCCAAATTGTGAGAGGGTACCGTAGTAGTACACGTAGCTGATTGCTTTTTGCATGCGTTTCTATTGATTGGATGAATAAAAAGCGGCATGTTGCGATATTTACCACTGCAAGCCTTCCATGGATGACCGGCACTGCTGTCAACCCTCTATTCCGTGCAGCCTATCTTGCAAAAGATGGGGAGAGACCTGTCTCTTTGGTCATCCCTTGGTTATCGTTGAAAGATCAAAAACTAGTATATCCCAACAACATCACATTCAGCAGACCTACGGAGCAGGAGGCTTATGTCCGTCGCTGGCTTGACGAGAGGATTGGATTTAAATCTGATTTTAGTATACTTTTTTATCCTGGAAAGGTACATACACCTGCAGATTTACTGTACACACAAACCAGTTTACTTGCTAGTCAAGGGTTTCATTATATCAAAGGGAACAACTCTATTTGCCTTTCAAGGGTAGGATGCGTAGAGTGTCATTTATTTAATTTCCGTTTTGGGTCTTTTCTGTTCTGTTCAGTCCAACAAATTCTGAATTTAACAACTTTTAGCCTATCTGTTGATGGAAGCCTGTGGCGTGAGTCCACCTGGTGGACATCCAGGTTGAGCCATATCTACCCCTGTGCCCTAtccaattttttcattttttcttcctttcgtACCTTCAAGGATGTGTGCTGTTTTTGTTTCCATTCCTTGTGTAGTAGTACCAACTTGTGACGTCAATTCTGTTGCAGTTTTCCTTAGATAAAAGGAGCATCCTTGCTGCTGGAGATATTTCAGAAGTAGTCCCTGACGAAAATGCAGATGTTGCCATCCTTGAGGAGCCTGAGCACCTTACATGGTTTCACCATGGAAAGAGATGGAAGATTAAATTCCGGCTGGTTGTGGGAATCATCCACACCAATTATTTGGAATATGTGAGAAGGGAGAGGAATGGAAGAATGCAAGCATTTCTTCTTAAATATCTAAATAATTGGGTTGTCGGAATATATTGTCATAAGGTACATCTTGATAAATATTAGTTTTCTAGTAATATATCTTTTGCTTTCCATCACTTATTTTATCTAGCCTCTTCTAGCTTTTGCATTAGACTTGGTGAAATATGCTCTTCGAGTTGTTACTGTATGACAACAAAGCTGTACTGGTAGTTTGTTGGATACTTTTGATAACTCTTCTTAGGATTGACGATGATGAAGTTTGAGAGAGATGAATGCAGATATCATTGTCATCATCTTGCTATACATGCTAACCAGATCTCAACTATGACGTATTGTAGGTAATCCGGTTATCTGCTGCCACCCAGGATTATCCTAAATCCATTGTTTGCAATGTTCACGGAGTCAACCCAAAATTTCTGGTGATAGGCAACAAAAAGCTAGAGCAACAACGAAATGGAGTCCAGGCCTTCACCAAAGGTGCCTATTACATTGGGAAGATGGTATGGAGCAAAGGCTACAAGGAGCTACTCAAGCTTCTTCAGGATCATCAAAAGGAATTAACTGGACTTGAAGTTGATTTATATGGAAGCGGGGAGGACTCTGATCAGGTTCAGGAAGCTGCCAAAAGATTGGAACTGGCCGTTCGAGTCCACCCTGGTCGTGACCATGCTGATCTTCAATTTCACGAGTAAGCTTCTACCTATCTGTCCAGCTTCATCAtaagatcaaattcattttgTCCAAATTTTTAATGACATTCACTAATTGTCCAACATCGCATTTCACCAATCTTTTGATGATACACTGATTTCTGTTTATACAAGTACTCTAGTTTTCCGGGTGTTGAAAATTCAATTAGTCTCTATCATGGGCTGATCAAGGGCAGTTTTATTACCAATTTGAACGTTTCTCCTTCCAAATATACCTCTGTCATTTGAGATTTTCTTTCATAGAGATGATCGGCCTGGTTGGATATTGACATATTATCCTGGTGCTCTCTCAGTTATAAAGTATTCCTCAATCCAAGCACAACGGATGTGCTTTGCACAACAACGGCAGAAGCATTGGCAATGGGTAAAATCGTTGTATGTGCCAATCACCCCTCAAATGAATTCTTCAAGCAGTTCCCGAATTGCCGCACATATGACAATGCTGATGGGTTTGTTAAGGTCACACAGCAGGCGCTTGCTGAAGAGCCTGTCCAGCTGACTGATGCACAGAGGCATGAGCTTTCATGGGAAGCTGCCACGGAAAGATTTCTACGGGTTGCTGAGCTAGACCAGGCATTTACATGGAAACCGTCAGAAAGTATTTCGAAAAGATTTATGTCCACCTCATTAGGCCTTTGGAGTAGTGTGGAGGATGCATCCGCATATGTGCATCATGTGGCTTCTGGTTTTGAAACAACAAGAAAGATATTCGGTGCAATCCCGAAGAGTTTGCAACCAGATGAGGAACAATGTAAGGAGCTTGGGCTGGCCATACCTGCAGGTAAACGAGGTTCACAAAAATAATGTCGTCCCTTGTTTGTATGATAACATTATTCGGGACTCGGGAGTATCTTCATTATCAATTTCAGGACATGCTTGCTTGGCTATTGAGGTATCCAAATCAAAATGTGTAAATTGTTCCATTTTTCCTGCTGCCTGAAGTTGAGAATTGGGTGGGAATCAAGGAATAATTTATACGAAAGACACGAGTCGAATAATGTTCATATACATTGTTGCCTGTAACAATGTGTTCTACTGAGGGAGGGTAAATTTGCATTTGTAATTAAAACCGCAATTTACATATACATTGTTGTGGATTACCATTTACATTTAATACATGTCATTACTTTGTATTTTCCACCGCACTCAACTGTTTATGCATCAAAATAAATGCAGGTATGTACTAGTGCTTGAATGAAAAGCAACGTCGGAACGTACGGATGCTTCTGATGGTTTCAATTCGTTTAAACTGGCGGGTTTTACTCAAGATACAAAACTAAAATGGACAAAAATCGCATAACCAACTACAAACCACACACCGCCTAAATTAAGCATGTCTCAAGCCAAAGCCTAACAAATTTAAAACGTCGATGTTACACGGGCTTACATTTGGGTTTTTATGACGACTGTTTGATATGTTTGAGGCAGCTGCGCACAATGTTTGTAACAGCTGCTTGACAGTACAAAATGCTTCAACAGTGGAACTTAAGAGCAGTTCTACCGTTGCTAGGCCACCCTGGTCAATAGGCAACTCAATCCCCttaaatgaacagtaactgtctACCGTAAACACTAATTGCTCAAGTGCATCTCTACGTCTAAACTGAATAGCCCACACAtttcgtattaaaatattagtattttttattttataaaataataaaagataactttatttttaatttcggatagtaATAAAAGATTGGCTTAAAgtttttgaaaatattgaaatgtagtgtAAAGTGAAATAacatggttaggtatttataattttttttatatatttttaattaatttttaatgatttttataaattttataaaatttataatataaattgtTGATGACGTCATCTTTGCATAACATAGCCTAGCCTAGGCCCTCAACCAGTGGATTATTGCCTGACTTCTCCATTGGACTCCCCTTGAACCCAATTGCCTGAGCGAGCTAGAGTGTTTTTGAGAAGTAGGAGTGGATTGAGTTGCTTGCGGTGGAGTTACTCTAATAGATGCTTGAGTTGAGTAGGGACCTTAGTTGACATGATTTGTTTTCATGCAACAACTTGGGGCATATTTACTTATCATGAAAATGAATGGAGATATGAAGAATTGAGGAGGCGGTCTCCTCTCCTCACTGCCGCACAACAcctctttcttatatttttattcttcttccgtttgaacttaaaataaaaacacaatccCCGAGCTAATTTATTATGACCCCAGTTATAAAACTACAACTTTTTTATAACTACAACTTTAGCTCCaccattgaaaaaaaatttagtgaGCCGAAAACACGGTAAATACACAAAATGTCATAATACAaatggttgaaattttttatttttcaaatattcaactacttgtattatgacacatTGTATACCAAACCATGTCCTAGcaaactaaaaaatctctcccacAACTAACAATGTGCATTAACAAtttgagtaatgctagggagattaaatttgtagacaaaatggaaactaaaggacatggaagttgataattgatttattacttgAGCGTTGATAAACATGCTCATTCTTACTgctgacacatcatttagtttccaAATTTGGTCTCCCTTGTATTACCCTAAGAATTTCCGTTCTTGTGGGCCATTCTTAGCTCAATTAAAAGCGTAAAAGAGTTTCTTCAAACACCTTCCATCACCCTGCATCTTAACTAGTGTGTTTggttaattaaaaaactaaatcaAAATGTGTTACACTATTAACTACATTGTATTTGATGCATTTTCACTGTTTTTGTTTCAATCGAATATGAATTATGCTTTCTCAATTCATCTCAATTACGCTAACAAAAATGTACGCTAATAAGTAAATTACAAGCTGAGGCAATAGATGACCAACAAAACCAAAATTTACATAATGCAAGTGGAAATGTATTGACTTCACTTGGTCATGTTTAGTCGTGGAATTATGGGAATCGGACCTTCAATTTGGTTCAAGATCAAATGTACTTTAAGGAAATATGCAAACTACTTTGTCAAATTTGTAAATATTTCTCCAAATTTTGTTGCGAGAAAGACTGGTAAATGTTGTGTTATGAGTGAAACTCCAATACCAACTTGGAAGGATGTTGGATATTCCAACATCATAAATATTAAGGCACAAATCTTGTTTTACGGGTCATGTCGTGCTATTATGGGATTAGATTGTACCGtgctttttttaaataaatcttGCTTTGTGTCAGGCTTAGGGCGACTTGCCCGATTAGTGACACGACCCCTAAATGTGCTAGAGTTGTGGGccgtgttatacttaataattTGTCTATTATGGTTtcgtagtattcctcttcacttatgtTAGGGGATTTTTAGGTCGAGGTGGACTTGGGCTTTGAGAACGTCCTCTTGTCTCCCTTCGTTCGATTTCATACCAAGTCCCAGAATATCTCAAAAGAGTTAGCTTCTTTTAGGAAATATTTCAGTTAGATCAATGACTCGAAGATAGCATGATTAAGCAAATATTGGCTTTCTCAAGTGAGGCATGGTGTGAAAGGTAGAAGTTCATCAGTTTACcatgttgagagagagagagaagagttgGCATGGTTGCGTGGTGTTTTCTGGTAGATAATCTGGGTTTCCTAGGGTGTTAATAAGGTTTAAGATGGCTGGAATTTTTAGTGGAAAGTTGTGGGAAATACTAAGGTTGCATGGATGATGATTCTTGAGGCTTAAAGGATATTTTTGGGCTAATGGGGTTCTCTGGATATGTTTCCTGGGTGGTGCTTCTTGGTTCTGTCTCTATTATCCCTTCTTCTGCTTAATGGCTCATCCCTTCCTTTTGTAAGTGAAGGTTTTTTCTCTAGGTTTCAAATGGATCTCCATTTTTGGCTTAGTTTTCCCCTTCCTTTCTCCTTAGCTCTCTTACTATTTTCCCTTTGGTGTAAGTTAGCTATACTGTTGAAATTTGCATTCTGTTTTTTCCGGAGGCACGGCTTTCCCAGGCCAGCATTCCACAGACACTACTTTAGGTAGCGCGCCTCATGGCTTTCGTACATTGGTTCTCTGTGCAAGCTAGGAAGGGAAAGTCTGCATTAAATGCCTAACTTGATGGGCTTAGAGTGCATTTAATGCTGGAATCTAGTTTAGTCCTAACGAAGAAGGTTGGCTTGCTATGGAAAGAGGCAAACTAAGCTAGTTCTCTCTCAAACCTACCCACGTGGAATACAAAGGTTATGGGCTTGGACTTTAAGCTCCCAAGCAACCCAAAGTCTTCCACAATCTTGACTCAACGTAGGCCCAATAAACTTTTGTAACCATCCACATCACGATTCACTTGACAAGCCCCGACCATGTGACTTGGGCTTATCTCAACATGAATAGTGATTAGCATGATAAATAGACATGCGTGATTTGGTCTAATTACCATAGCATGACATGTTTGTAAATATATTTCTCCCTCAATTTCGCAACTTTGCATGTATTTGGGCTTTAATAAAGGCTTGCATGACAATTGGGCTTCAAGGCTTGATTGGGCTTACGTGTGACATTTATGGGCCTCAACAACTTGCAAGTGAAAGGATTTAGGTTAgattttcgtcaaaggagaatttgaatcatattattactagcccattcCCCTCCTatttagtgtaaaaaatatggtttgtttagaagaaaagaaatgtgATAGATCAGTCCGTTCCACTTATTAAGTTGGTTAGCCGAACACTCGTGCTTTAAATGGGTAAGGTTGGGTTGGACCGGTCCGTTTAACACCTCTACATTCAATGACTGCAACTTAAAAACAACACCGTTTTACAAAGTGTGGCCCCACGCACTTTCCCTGATGCCTGTCCGACCTGACGGTGTcgttttttcatttgttttgatACAACACTGACCCAATACTATGGGTAAGGCTGGGTTGGGCCTGTTTGTTTAACACCTCTACATCCAATGACTACAACTTAAAAACAACACCGTTTTACAAAGTGTGGCCCCATGCACCTTCCCTGATGCCAGTTCGACCTGACGGTGTTGTTTTTTCGTTTATTTTGATACAACATCGACCCAATACAATGGGTAAGGTTGGGTTGGGCCGGTCCGTTTAACACGTCTACATCCAATGACTGCAGCTTAAAAACGACATCATTTTACAAAGTGTGGCCCCACGCACCTTCCCTGATGCCACCTACTTTTGTGTGTCAAACCAAAACTCCTCTCCCCATTCCACCATGTTGTAAAATTGAcggtgtgtgcagtggaataaatgaaataagacacaaaatttatgaggttcctctacagtcagtgtgactggagtatgTCCTCGGGgtagcagtggtgctttcattaaaatttagaatAATAAGAGCACAtaaataactctctctattatctcctatCCTCTTCctatcttttctctcttcctcttctatgAACTTCTCTCTTCCTTCATCTCTCATTCATTTTATAAGCAAAAAtaacactattcactttacaaattttccacaaatgaatagtgaaaatattgtgcataaatagtaactgactattcatgtgggccatccacatattattcacaacactcccccttggatggccacaagtcttcaattgactcgttaaaatcttgatctgttttggatgctccccctgatgagtatctccctCTGATTTCAAATTATTTAGGTTGATCATTGATCATTCTACTTCAGTATTTTAGTAAGAAGAGTTGCCAAAAAaggtgctttacttgttgttaactttccacaggcttgttcttgaactgggctggagggtctTCTACTAGACTTCCTCTAAAGGTTTaaatttactccttttatctagGGTTGAATATGATTCAAGGGTAGTGGACACTTGATCtagaatcggacttgtgatttcttcaaggaccttaaaggcttgatcttgaatgaaattgaaccatgaggagcttcacgtggcaagtgatcttcggctttgtcgaggatgaatcagcacatgtttgttgcgcttgtctccacatgctttaatgtatcattttcacttgccttatctgttccccttgcataagtagtattttccctggttttcccccatgcatgtgtggcgtcttctcttgtaggatttgtccactgatgcaggagtggaatgcaacccttgcatttgaaTGGTTCATCACTTTTTGGTGACTCATCCATGTGTGGCAACTTTAATGTaaatagccaacatcatatcaacaattgaagatgagtactcgagagcaatgcaaggtaagtaaccaggcaaaggttccgggcaGTGGGTTCATTACCAgaagtttgagtggaggttccgacatattgctttctttatccttgtctttgcaggtaagaacaatgataaaggaaatgacagggagaaagcatgatatgagatactcttgcttgcGACCTTAATGAtgtgagatactcttgctttagtgtgacttgttttgaagaggtattctcggagaagaagaaaactaagtatttcgagatgctgtgttgaagatgcattctcggagatgaggaaaagttaggtattcttgcaggtctgtcttgttatggagaacaaaggtcgacatatatagagatttttcaatagcaAATAGTGGTGCTATGCTTTTACTCTTatcagcaactgtggtgtaattaGAATAGTAAGATTTACGTGTTTTCAACTTCATCAGAGATCTTTGATaaagttgcacgcgatatcCGAAAAAGCTGAGACTGtgtctgaaaaatgccaacgaactttattaaggaaaatctggcttttaaAATTCGAAGAGCGTTGCCTCTTTGATCTCTGAACAAGTGGCTCtattgcctcttcttttatagagacatcaattgtgtttAAGAGTATGCTAAAAAAGTTGCTGCCTGTAGAAAATTTCcttttcttgcacttctaagattttatttgacctcattttcccttcatcatttctaaaaatggcttgcccatctaacatttgcttagattgagtcttaggagtgatacagacgagaATCGTCAGGATAATATATAGCGctcgtccttcttatcttctgaTGGTCCTTTtacagttggggactctgtgatgaagaataacataattGATAGCAATTCTTTGCCAGTTTGGtacaccatttccataagtaGAGCACcatgaaattaaaaaagtacAAAGTACAATATTAGAATTAaactagcaaaaaaaaaaaacaattagaaTTAGACTAGCAAATAAATACAATTATAATTAGAATCATACTTGGATCATAGTTGTCATCATTCTCAACACATCCAATCTCGGCCAAATGTCTTCCAAATCCATGCTCTTTTTTCTTATACTTCGGCATCTCTATATTTATCACTTTATTTTGGACTTCATAGTTCTCAGAGAAGAACTTCTCAACACAATTAAATATGGTGTCAATGACAAGTGGATCATGTTTAATGCTTTGatatttgaataataataaaGATTCAAGATGTATGCTGCCAAATGTAATGGACCATCAAGGTGGTCATGAGCCTTTACGTCAATAATTTGTATAATTGGTCTATAATTGGCCTCATTATTTTTCAATGCCTCATTGATCTCATTCCTTGCTTTTTATAGCTCTCCATATAAAAACCCCATTGATGACTTTTATCCCCATCCATAAGTCGAAGCACCTTAAATAAAGGTTCAAACATTCTCAAGTAAAGTGAGACCGCATTCCAAAAGTGTGAACTCACCATGGTAATTTATGCAGCTTTCTCCTTTGTACTCTTGGAATGTTTGCATTGTTCCCATTCATCACTAGCAACCATGATCCTCAAGGTCTTTCTCTTATCACTCAAGCTTTGCAAAGTTAGGAAAGAAGTTGCAAATCTAGGGACTTCGGGCCTCACAATGTCTCTTTTCTTCATATACTTTCTCATTAGTGTCAATGTTTTATGATGTGCATAAATGAAGATCGTAAACGTCTTTGCTTTATCAATCACTCATTTGAATCTAGGTAGGTTACCAATTCCTTTAAGCATAAGGTTCACAGTGTGAGTTGCATGGTGTCCAAAACATGTTTGGCCTCTTTTCCATCATCATCTCTGCCGCCACCATATTGTTAGAAGCATTGTTGGTCACCACTTGAACTACATTTAGTGGTCCAACATCTTCGACACACTTGTCAACATATTCAAATATGTAGTTCCTAGTGTGCTTCACTAGAGGATTCCCTGGAAGAAAGAAATATTGTGTTTTCTTTGCAATTGACACATAAATTCATtatgcttcttcttttttcgtTGCTCCAAGCGTTGGTTATAATTGAGCAACCATTCAAAGCCCATTCTTGTTCATGCTTCATTAGGGATTGTTTTACTCTTTACCTTTTCTTTCAATAATGGCTCCCTTAAACCATATTGACATGGAGGTTAATAACCCAGGCCAAATTGACCAACCCTTTCCACAAAGCGTTTGAAGCTATCATTGTCAATAGCTTGAAAAGGAATATTGGCTTCGTAGACCCCATTGAGCCAAATATTGATCCACTTAATGTGTTTTATCCttccaaattgcatcatggGGATTATGTTATCACTTACTCTTCCATGATTTTGAAGGATCGAGATTAGTGGTGGATGCAACCTATCCATAGTCCCAAGAGTGCACGACCTTTTCCTTGATCCACTAACTTCAAtgttttcatcttcttcttcaacatGTGGAAGTTGAACCTCTTCCCTCACTTCCCCACTTCCCCACTTTCTCATTAtgcttatttctttctttcttcttcatttttgcttCTTCTAAAGTGGTTTTACATTTTGCTTTATCCTCATCCGAAGACTTTGTGCACCCGGATACAATTCCCTTGATGTTAGCTATAGTTGTTTCATTCTAAAAGCTCCACCACTGACTATTTTATTACACA
This region of Malus domestica chromosome 07, GDT2T_hap1 genomic DNA includes:
- the LOC103433247 gene encoding digalactosyldiacylglycerol synthase 2, chloroplastic-like isoform X2, translated to MTGTAVNPLFRAAYLAKDGERPVSLVIPWLSLKDQKLVYPNNITFSRPTEQEAYVRRWLDERIGFKSDFSILFYPGKFSLDKRSILAAGDISEVVPDENADVAILEEPEHLTWFHHGKRWKIKFRLVVGIIHTNYLEYVRRERNGRMQAFLLKYLNNWVVGIYCHKVIRLSAATQDYPKSIVCNVHGVNPKFLVIGNKKLEQQRNGVQAFTKGAYYIGKMVWSKGYKELLKLLQDHQKELTGLEVDLYGSGEDSDQVQEAAKRLELAVRVHPGRDHADLQFHDYKVFLNPSTTDVLCTTTAEALAMGKIVVCANHPSNEFFKQFPNCRTYDNADGFVKVTQQALAEEPVQLTDAQRHELSWEAATERFLRVAELDQAFTWKPSESISKRFMSTSLGLWSSVEDASAYVHHVASGFETTRKIFGAIPKSLQPDEEQCKELGLAIPAGKRGSQK
- the LOC103433247 gene encoding digalactosyldiacylglycerol synthase 2, chloroplastic-like isoform X1; amino-acid sequence: MNKKRHVAIFTTASLPWMTGTAVNPLFRAAYLAKDGERPVSLVIPWLSLKDQKLVYPNNITFSRPTEQEAYVRRWLDERIGFKSDFSILFYPGKFSLDKRSILAAGDISEVVPDENADVAILEEPEHLTWFHHGKRWKIKFRLVVGIIHTNYLEYVRRERNGRMQAFLLKYLNNWVVGIYCHKVIRLSAATQDYPKSIVCNVHGVNPKFLVIGNKKLEQQRNGVQAFTKGAYYIGKMVWSKGYKELLKLLQDHQKELTGLEVDLYGSGEDSDQVQEAAKRLELAVRVHPGRDHADLQFHDYKVFLNPSTTDVLCTTTAEALAMGKIVVCANHPSNEFFKQFPNCRTYDNADGFVKVTQQALAEEPVQLTDAQRHELSWEAATERFLRVAELDQAFTWKPSESISKRFMSTSLGLWSSVEDASAYVHHVASGFETTRKIFGAIPKSLQPDEEQCKELGLAIPAGKRGSQK